One Danio rerio strain Tuebingen ecotype United States chromosome 22, GRCz12tu, whole genome shotgun sequence genomic window carries:
- the zgc:171490 gene encoding uncharacterized protein LOC558926 precursor (The RefSeq protein has 1 substitution compared to this genomic sequence) produces the protein MKMKLSYYFHISIWCFLKSTLGVFGVEEGRVSVMDGDSVTLYTGVRTGQHEGITWYFNLIRIALINGDRSKSCTDVQCNLNLKAKNERFRNRLKLDEETGDLTILNIRTADDTGDYQLIIHSNSSNNKDNIEKTFRIAADTSEMKSPSVKEGESVTLDPGVNAYNEMSWYFSDILIARLTGNQSQICTNAECKERFTDRLKTENDSLNITNSRSTDSGEYKLMINCSTFSIIRKLTVNVTNSAHPEVIAYVLVAAVFAAAAAAAAAAVVAVILCWWRYNSSQQNGNRTGEQNTTNGPEVVPLNSRLNGANGTSNEANCSLLPADNENGLAANGTPQ, from the exons GTGTTTTTGGTGTGGAAGAAGGAAGAGTGTCTGTGATGGATGGAGATTCAGTCACTCTTTACACTGGTGTTAGAACAGGCCAACATGAAGGGATTACATGGTATTTTAATCTCATTCGCATTGCTCTGATAAATGGAGATCGGAGTAAGAGCTGTACAGATGTTCAGTGTAATCTAAATTTAAAAGCAAAGAATGAGAGATTTAGAAACAGACTGAAGCTGGATGAAGAAACTGGAGATCTGACCATCCTTAACATCAGAACCGCAGACGATACTGGAGATTATCAACTGATTATCCAcagcaacagcagcaacaacaaagaCAACATTGAAAAGACCTTCAGGATTGCTGCTGATACTTCTGAAATGAAGAGTCCGTCAGTGAAGGAGGGAGAATCTGTCACTTTAGATCCTGGCGTAAACGCATATAATGAGATGAGCTGGTATTTCAGTGACATTCTCATTGCTCGACTCACTGGAAATCAGAGTCAGATCTGCACAAATGCTGAGTGTAAAGAGAGATTCACTGACAGACTGAAAACTGAAAACGATTCTCTGAATATCACTAACAGCAGAAGCACAGACTCTGGAGAATATAAACTGATGATCAACTGCAGCACATTCAGCATCATCAGGAAGCTTACTGTTAATGTCACCA ATTCAGCTCATCCAGAAGTTATTGCATATGTGCTGGTGGCTGCTGTAtttgctgctgttgctgctgctgctgctgctgctgttgttgctgtAATCTTATGCTGGTGGCGTTATAATTCATCACAACAGAATG GAAACAGGACAGGAGAACAAAATACTACG aatgGTCCTGAAGTTGTGCCCCTTAATTCCAGACTGAATGGTGCCAATGGAACATCTAATGAGGCCAACTGTTCATTACTGCCTGCTGATAATGAAAATGGACTGGCAGCTAATGGCACACcacagtaa